Proteins encoded together in one Lathyrus oleraceus cultivar Zhongwan6 chromosome 5, CAAS_Psat_ZW6_1.0, whole genome shotgun sequence window:
- the LOC127086199 gene encoding late embryogenesis abundant protein D-34, which translates to MSQEKPRRPQQEPIKYGDVFNVSGELSSQPVAPRDAATMQSAEDKTLGQTRKDGPASLMTSAAQKNEDAGFIGHNTATNIARDEGVTVSETYDSGKRVITETLGGQVLEKLVEDTNGAKGTEKNK; encoded by the exons ATGAGTCAGGAGAAGCCACGGAGGCCTCAGCAAGAACCGATAAAATACGGCGATGTGTTCAACGTGTCTGGTGAGTTATCATCGCAACCTGTTGCACCAAGAGATGCTGCAACAATGCAATCAGCGGAAGACAAAACATTGGGACAGACTCGAAAAGATGGCCCTGCTTCTCTCATGACTTCTGCTGCCCAAAAAAACGAGGATGCTGGTTTCATCGGTCACAACACTGCTACAAACATTGCAAGGGACGAAGGCGTTACCGTTTCCGAAACTTATGATTCGGGCAAACGTGTCATCACTGAAACCCTTGGTGGACAG GTTCTGGAGAAGCTTGTGGAAGATACAAATGGTGCAAAAGGGACTGAGAAAAACAAGTGA
- the LOC127086198 gene encoding late embryogenesis abundant protein D-34, with protein MSQEKPRRPEQEPIKYGDVFNVSGELSSQPIAPRDAAAMQSAEDKTLGQTRKDGPASLMTSAAQKNEDAGLIGHNTATSIGRNEGVAVSETCDSGKRVITETLGGQVLGKFVEDTNGAQGTNFEDEGDPNPLSAQAPKVEATMDRDFISNQGGGVMNPRLHGNPRENENARSNESMDKGLWNENSEIINSVPGGMGASMATATADRLKKNK; from the exons ATGAGTCAGGAGAAGCCACGGAGGCCGGAGCAAGAACCGATAAAATACGGCGACGTGTTCAACGTGTCTGGTGAGTTATCATCACAACCGATTGCACCAAGAGATGCTGCAGCCATGCAATCAGCGGAGGACAAAACATTGGGACAGACTCGAAAAGATGGTCCTGCTTCTCTCATGACTTCTGCGGCGCAGAAAAACGAGGATGCTGGTCTGATCGGTCATAACACTGCTACAAGCATTGGTAGAAACGAAGGCGTTGCGGTTTCAGAAACTTGTGATTCGGGAAAACGTGTCATCACTGAGACCCTTGGTGGACAG GTTTTGGGGAAGTTTGTGGAAGATACAAATGGTGCACAAGGAACTAACTTTGAAGACGAAGGTGATCCTAATCCTCTCTCAGCTCAAGCTCCTAAAGTTGAAGCAACAATGGACAGAGATTTCATAAGTAACCAAGGTGGTGGTGTTATGAATCCTCGGTTGCATGGGAACCCACGTGAGAATGAGAATGCACGGTCCAATGAGTCAATG GACAAGGGTTTATGGAATGAAAACTCTGAGATTATAAATAGTGTACCTGGTGGCATGGGTGCATCCATGGCGACTGCAACTGCGGACCGACTTAAGAAAAACAAGTGA